The window AGGAGGGGTGAGGCCATGACGAAAGGAAAGAAAGGCGACGGGAAATACGATCTGATTGTCGGCATCCCTTCCTACAACGAGGCGGACACCATAGGTTTCGTGGCGGAAACGGCCTCGGCGGGTCTCGAGGAGTATTTTCCCGAGTTGCGGACCGCCATAGTGAACGTGGACAACAACAGTCCCGACAACACGAAGGACGCCTTTCTTTCGGCCCGCACGGCGGTGGACAAGAAGTACATCACCACCCCCGAGGACGTGCAGGGCAAGGGCCACAACTTCCTAAACCTCTTCCGCTTCGCCCATGAAACGGGCGCCGAGGCGGTCATCGTCATGGACGCCGACCTCAAGAGCTGCACCAAGGAGTGGATCGAGTATCTCGGCAGGCCCATAATAAGCGGCAACGACTACGTAACCCCTCTCTATTCGCGCCACCAGTTCGACGGATCCATCACCAACCACATCTGCCATCCCCTCATCTTCGGGCTTCTGGCCATCGACATACGCCAGCCCATAGGCGGCGAGTTCGCCTTCTCGCGCCGCCTCATGGAGCACTGGATGAAGCAGCCCATCACCGCCACGACCCGCCAGTACGGCATAGACATCTTCATGACCATGCACGCCATCCTCGGCGGCTTCAAGCTCTGTCAGACGGGTCTGGGGGCGAAGATACACAAGCCCAGCGCGCCCAAGCTCG is drawn from Deltaproteobacteria bacterium and contains these coding sequences:
- a CDS encoding glycosyltransferase translates to MTKGKKGDGKYDLIVGIPSYNEADTIGFVAETASAGLEEYFPELRTAIVNVDNNSPDNTKDAFLSARTAVDKKYITTPEDVQGKGHNFLNLFRFAHETGAEAVIVMDADLKSCTKEWIEYLGRPIISGNDYVTPLYSRHQFDGSITNHICHPLIFGLLAIDIRQPIGGEFAFSRRLMEHWMKQPITATTRQYGIDIFMTMHAILGGFKLCQTGLGAKIHKPSAPKLGIMFEQVIGTFLSTLLDNRALWINGGFKGVVELERWGLKELSEPQDLKFNMVEMKEKCRSYYDQYKEFIRELLPSYAFDMIDEMISMDYFAIDIMLWSQVVYTLMHRYDISRDRETRGKILDALKPLYFARTISFNYNTWKYSVRYAEAEVRRQAMGFASQRYYLLGLYSESGMPGEFRKAVARKPSVRPAPSA